ATATTCGACACCAAGGATAACCTAGAATCTCAGTATGCTGAGTATGCACTGTATGAGTTGTTCAAGCAGATATTCCAAGGTCGATTTTATGAAGTTCCTTTAGGAAAGTTCGAGCAAATGACTGGATTATCGCTGACTTCCCAAGAAGGAGGTATGAAAACCGAATTACCGCCTTTGCGTCAGTTTCTCAATCGCTTGCTGGCTCTCTCCATTGATATGCAAAACATCATTTTCGAGCGTTTTGAATTGTTGCTTTCTCAGCAGATTGAAGCAGCGCAAGCCGCAGGAATCTACGAGATGGGTGTTGAAACGCTTAGGGCTGACAGGTTTACTATCGAAAGCCAAGAAGCTGTGTACACTCATCCCGCCACCGGTAGCGTGACCAACTACTTGAAGATTGAACGAGTTCAAAAGAACAACATCAAAACTGCTGATGAGATGTTGGATTTTGCTACCAAGTACCAAGGGCGGCTCATGGTGAATGAGAAATCTGCTAGTGCGGCTGTTTCAATTCCAACGCATAGTATATTCGATGCTGAAGGCGGCGTTGTACCAAGGGTTTTGCTCGTCCGTCCACAGAAAGAAACTCGTGTCATAGCCGAACAACTGAATTCTTCCACTTGGCGGCAGGTTTCGGCTGACACCTTTGTTGCGGCGTGGTCGAAGGAGGTTGACCAACTGCCCTCTTTCACTACTGATTACCTGCACTTAGTCACTGGTATTTTGTTGCCTATCTGGAAAATCCTACCGCAGCACAGTAGCCGAGTATTTCGGTTGCAAACTAGCGATGGCCAGAAAATTCTCGGTCGCGTAGTTCAAGCTTCCGACATTCAAACGGTGCGAGAACAACTCGGACTCAAGAACCAGTTGCTAAGTCCCACAGAACTTGTTTCGTTGGTGCTAAACGAAGGCTATTCACAGCAGTTGCCGGGTGGCGTAACCTTGCGGCGTTCTTTCATTGCGGGTGAGCCTCGTTTAGAACTAGCTAATGCTATCTCACTAGCAGAGCGACTTTTCGCTGTTGGATGTTTCACGGAGATAATTCAGTGGCGTAAGCGGGTGTTTGTCCCAACTGGCGATCGCGCTGCATCTGTTCTGGCGGCTGTGATTGAGATTTTGGGTTAATTCTCAACCTTAAAGGCCCAGGTATTTAATCTGGGTCAAATTTACTCTCAAAACAAATTAATAATAGTCTTGAAATGTTTAAAATTAAGGAATTAGATTTGGGGAATACGAGTTATTAATTCTCCGGTTACACCTCATAAATAATGAAATGAATTAAGGAGGTATAGCCATGAAAATAACTTTGTTTGAGTTTACCAAGGTTCAATCTTTAAAAACTGATAGTGCTATCTACAACATAGGTAAGTCTATCGAGTTTTGGCATCCTGATAAACGTGATTGGCTTAAAGGTAAAATTAAAGAAATAACTCAATCTCAAGAATTTTTTATTAGCATAAATATTACTTATTTTAGTTTTAATAGGCAGAAAAAATATATATTTATAGGGAAGATTGGCTGCGAAAATCACTAAAAGATGAAGCGTTATAGTCCGATTTATCTTTATTTTAGTTATTAATTGGGACGCTTCGCGAAAATGGAAGTGAAAAAGCCTGCTTATGCAGAGGCTACTAATCATTTCAGGGAAATAAAAATATGTTACTTCAATCAATCGAGTCGAGCAAATCTCCGCAAGCTGGTTCTCCTTATATTGCCCAGCTACTTCTCAATAGTCGCTCACAAATTCTGGTGTGGCAAGAGGTAGTTACTTTACACGAAACGGCGAAAATACTGTGTCCTCAAAAGTTTGCTTAGTGGGGTTCGTTACCACCAGAATTGTGGATTACTTCGCTGATTTTCTGTATGGGGAAACCTCCTACAGATGAAACTTTAGCTAATACTCCAGCAATGCGAATTGACTTGTTGCCTAATCGTCAGTTTAGCAGTGATTTATCTGTATTATTAACTGCACCACAGTTAATCACGTTACGAAAAATTAGCTACCGAATTCGGTCTGATTTTTCCCAGTATAGTCTTGATAAACAGCAGTATCTAGGAATGAAACCACCTGTAGTCGCTTAAGTAAAAATTATTCGCTAGTGTACATAAATGAGTACATCAGGCGCTGAAGCGCAATTCGTAATTTATCAATGGCTGTTACGAGTGCTCAACATTGGCAAAGTCAATTAATGTTCAACGCAGAAATTGCTAGATCGTAAATTAGCAGAGAGTTTATCGCTGCGCTCTCTTTGAAGTGAAAAATTCAATAAGGTTGCATCAGGCGAATTTACTTCGACATCTTTGGACTTTGGATATCAAATGCTTTTGGCAATTGCTTCTCTCCTGCTATCTAACTCAGAAGCGCAACTGCATTGATTGTATCGGCAACGAAGACTAGGGGCATGCTGATATTGGGGATATCAGAGTTGCTTAAGACGGCATTAGCACGTTTCGTGACCGCGCGATCAACCGTCAGTACGCTCATCTACTGGCGGTTTATTTTTGAAACAATGGCGCTCTGCTCAAACTTTTTGAAGTCTAACTATCACTTTTGTTAAATTCCAAAATCTTTTTTAAGTCACACAGGCCCATTGAAGTTTTCATAGACGAACCTCCACCGCTGCCTTGGTACAATCGCTCTACAGCTATCCAATTGCTCCCTTTGGGTGATAGTGCAACACTTGACTAACGAATGGGAACCAATGGTTGTCACGTATTCAGCCAATGGTGTTGTATTAGGCTTGGGTTATTGTATCTAATCCTTATATGATGGCGTTTTCAATATTTGGTGCAAAACAATAAGTGGTGAGTTTGAATTTCCAACTAATTGACTTTGAGACCTTGGCGGAGCGTCTTCAGTTTCGCTGCTGAATTCTAACTCTCCGAACTTCTGATTGGCGTCAGCGGCTGCTCAGGGTTCTCTCTGAATTCTTCATTTGTTAACTATTCGTCTAGCGGCTCGAAGAAAAGGATAATAAAAGTGGTTCAAAATACTCTAAATCCTCATATAACTACAGTTACAGAAACTGAACCTGGTTACGGACAACTATTTGTAGTATTAGTACGGAGATTTCCTTGGTTTTTAGTAGCATTTCTTAGTTGTATCACTGTTTCAGGAATAGTAACCTCTATCACAAAAGTTACTTACAAAAGTTCGATGCAACTGCTAGTAGAACCTAACTATCAAGGCAAGAAAGAAGGCTCAGGATTAGAAAATCAATTCACTGACTCTAATATTGAGATAGATACTGCAACCCAGCTTAACTTGATGCAAAGTTCTGGACTTATTAAAAAAGCAGTTGATAAACTCAAGCCTGACTATCCAGATATCACAATCGGTGAGATTAAAAGCGCTTTAGTCTTAAATCAAATAAGGAATAAAGAAGATAACCTTGCTACTAAAATCTTTCAAGTTGAATATACTGATACTGATTCAGAGAAGACACAAAAAATTCTAACTGCGATTCGGCAAGTTTATGTGGAATACAACAAACAACAGCAGGATTCACGGTTACAGAGAGGTCTACGAATTATTAGAGAACAGCTAAGTAAAGCTAGTGATGAAGTGAATGCGGCTGAGGCCAACCTGCAAAGGTTTCGTAAAAACCAGAATTTAATCGATCCAGAAACACAGGCTAAAGCGATCGAAACAGCTTTAAATAATATTGCACTAGAGCGCCAGACAGCTCGTTCTCAATATGAAGAAGCTTTAGCACGTCAAAAATCATTGGAAGAACAACTCAACCGTTCTCCACAAAATGCTCTAGTTTCTTCGCGCCTGAGTCAGTCTACCCGTTATCAAGGCTTGCTAAACGAAATCCAAAAAACCGAACTAGCTCTAGCACAGCAACGCTTACGCTTCACAGATGAAAATCCAGGCGTGCAGAACCTCAAAGAACAACTTAAAAGCCAGAAGACATTATTACAACAAGAGGTAGGAAGGACTTTAGGTGGACTGCCTGGCGCTGCATTAGCTTCAGGACAATCTCTGCTTGAACAAGGACAACTCGGTCAAATTGACCTTAGCCTTGCTGGTCAGTTGGTAGAGACGCAGACAACTATAGTTGCTTTAAGTGCGCGTGATCAAACTCTGGCACAGAAAGAGAACGAACTGCGCGTGGAACTCAAACGCTTTCCGCCCCTGCTGGCTTATTACAATCGGATGCTGCCGCAGTTACAATTTAGCCGGGAAAGGTTAGAGCAGCTTTTAAGAGCAGAACAGCAGTTGCGCCAGGAACTTTCCAAGGGTGGATTTAATTGGGAAGTTGTAGAAGACCCCCAAAAAGGTGCAAGATTAGGCCCCAATCTTCAGCAGAATCTCTTGTTGGGTGCAGTTGTCGGGTTAATGTTAGGAGGCATTGCTGCCTTTATTCGCGAAGCATCTGATGATGCAGTCCACACCACTGCTGAGTTAGAGAAGCAGATTGCTTTGCCATTATTGGGAACAACTCCCAAATTGCCACCTGCTAGAACCAGAGAATCAATGATTAAGTTGCCTTTTGGCAAACCAGAAGTTCTTGCCTCCCGGACAATTCAGGTATTGCAATCTCCACAGCGCTGGGAATCGCTGGCTCTGATCTACAAAAATATTGAACTTTTGAATTCTGTTGCTAGCCTGAAATCTTTGATGATTACCTCAGCTTTGCACGATGAGGGTAAGTCTGCTTTAGCATTGGGTTTAGCAATGAGTGCTGTGCGTTTACACAAACGAGTACTGCTAATTGATGCCAACTTACGCGAACCTAGTCTACACAAACAGATTAATATTCCCAACGAACAAGGGCTTTCTAGCTTGCTGGCGAGTGATGTTACTCTACCTAACCAAATTAGTGTTCAGTACTTAGGTTCAGCCTACATTGATATTTTGACAGCTGGGCCAACACCTGCCGACTCGGCTAATCTCTTAAGTTCCCCTCGGATGATGCAATTGATGGCAACATTTGAGGAAAATTATGATTTGGTACTCGTAGATGCTTCTCCTGTTCTCGGCTTGGTGGATGCCATGCTGACTGCATCATCTTGCCGGAGTGTGGTACTGGTGGCAAGTATTGGTAGTGTGACGCGAAGCCAACTTACTCAAGCTACAGCCATGCTCAGTAGGTTAAACCTGATTGGGGTTGTGGCGGATGAAGTTTCAAATACTGCTAATGCTTACGTACCCTATACGAAACAACAGCGATTGGCTCTGCGACCCTAGCTATCTAACCCGAATGGCACGAATGGCACGCTTGAAAAGCTGAAAAGCTTTTGGTTTAAGCACTCTGTAATTGCTTGCGTAATTCTTGCCGGGGTTTGGTCATAAAGGGGTAAGCTTTGGGGCGGCGTTTAATAACTCGTGGTTCGTTGCGTGTGGGACGGTCAGGAACGGCTTTGTGAACGATAATGTGTACATGAGTATATCAGCTTATTTTTTCTGCTCATCTCAAATGCATTCACAGCTGCATCACATCAGACCTAGCTCTTGATAATAGTTGATCAACTTTTGTATTAGCCTGTTCAAAAGCTTGAATCACTACTGGCGTGACGTGATTAGTTTGTATTTTACTTGATTTAATACCGAGGATTACATCTCCATCCTTATTTTAAATAACTAAATCTTTGCGCTTAGAATCAAATAGAATATCATAAACTTTCCCGCTAACTTGATGTGAGCCATCACCTCTTTGTTCTCCCAAAATAGTACTAAGCCTTTGAGCTATTTGAGTCAGTCGGCTAAGACTTTGGTATTCACTAGTATCAGAGTTCATTGCAGAGAGAGCTTTATCAGATAGTGGTTGCCCTGATTTAAACAAGTTTGCCACCTCAGTAATCTGATTTTTGTACTCCAATGGTTTACCCAACCTATCAGCGGCACTGTACCAATTTCTTAAGTCATCAATAGTGACTGTTGGGGGGTTCTCTACACTTTCGGGTTCGGTTTTTACGCTATTAGTAATTGGGTATGGGGTGGGAGTAGTCGTCCGTGGTGGAATCGCAGGCTGGTCAATAGTAGGTGTGGTCTGAATATCTGGTTTAGGCTCTGGTAGTTTTGGCTGGTTTGGTGGTTTCAAAAATTGCGGTCGTGTGGCAAGAGAGCTAACTTTTTGTTGATACTCATCAGTAGACTGAATGACTGTCCCAAATTTCTTAGTCATTTTCTCCAAAGTTTGAGGAGGAATTGAGCTACTGACTAAGTTAAACACTGCCAATCCCTTTTTAGTTGCCTTCATCACATCTTCTATTGGAGCAAGCGAGAATTCAACATCTTGAAGAGTTAGCCATTTAGTCACAGTTTTAACCTTGTGATTGTCAACCGCCAAGCCTATGAGTCCTTGTGTTTGATGTTCAGGCGTGGCAACAAGTATAGTTGGACGCTCCTTGAGCGGGCGCTTGCGCCATCGCTTCTTGAACGCTCATATCAATAGTTGAAGCAGTAATTGTCAGGATTTGAGTTCATAATGCATTATCAAACTTTTTTGCTTAAGTTGTTTAGGTAAAATTATTTTTAACAAAATCATTGGAGTTAAATAATTTAAGCTTATATAAAAATAATTATCAATTACCATTGTTCATTAATTATCTTAACTGTCTTAACTGTCCTTGAGTTTTATTAGCGTTTATAAGATACTAAAAAAGTCATACTCACACAAATTTATAGCTAATTAGCAGCTAAAAATCAAAAATTATGTCTGAAATTGCATTGTTTAAATGCTCGTTTTTTAAATAATGCTGAAATCAACTAGCTGTATTTAAACAGTTAATTTTTTTCATCGTAATCGTTCTGTAATTTTTCCATACATCTACCCCAGCAAGGATTTACGCAAGAGCGCAATTAGTAGTGGCGTGGCAAGGCTAAATTTGTGCATTAGGGTAGGTTAGGTTTCACTTTGTTCAACCCAACATTGATCGGAATGTTGGGTTTCGTTCCTCAACCCAACTTACAAGTTTTTTTTACATCACTTTAGCCTTGCCACACTAGTAGGGTGCGTTAGAAAACGTACTCCATACATAGAGTTAGTGTGTTAGTTCTCAGTTGACTATTACCATTAGTTTTGAGTGAAAATTATGACAAATCAGCAAACTCTACAGGTAGAAATTACCAATATTGTCTACAAAAATGAGGTCAAGAGAACTCAATCTGACGAATACGTTGAAATTGCTAACAAGGACAAGACATCCATCGATATATCTGGTTGGCAAATTGCTTCAGGGGTAGGACGCAATAAAGCGTTCACTTTTCCCCAAGGAACAAAATTAGCCCCAGGTCAGAGTGTGCGAGTTTATACGAATGAGGTACATCCTGAGTCAGGCGGCTTTAGTTGCGGTAGCGGTGTATCCCTTTGGAAAGATTCAGGAGATGAGGTCAGACTCTTAGATGCTCAAGGAAATATAGTATCGGGTTTAGCCTATGACAGCAAAGGCAATTTCACGAAAACAACCACTGCTAGCCAGAAGACATCAGTCGTGGACACAGTTAGCACAGATGCAAATCTCAATGAGCTACTAAACAAACCTGTTCTCATTGAAAACCAAGAGACAAAACGCTATCTATTTTCCACAGGAGAGCCAATCAAAGGACAGCGAGGAGATGAAGGTGGCTGGCTAACATCAAGCGGCTTTGAAAGTCCTAACGTCGTTGGTGCTGATGCCAATTACTACAACCGTGCCGTATGGAAGATTGTACCAAGTGGTGATAGTTTTCTCATTGAAAATCAAGAGACAAAACGGTATTTGTTCTCTGATGGAGAACCAATCAAAGGAAAGCGAGGAGATGAAGGTGGCTGGCTAGCATCAAGCGGCTTTGAAAGTCCTAAAGTCGTTGGTACTGATGCTAATTACTACAATCGTGCCTTATGGAAGATTGTACCAAGTGGTGATAGTTTTCTCATTGAAAATCAAGAGACAAAACGGTATGTGTTTTCTGATGGAGAGCCAATCAAAGGAAAGCGAGGAGATGAAGGTGGCTGGCTAGCATCAAGCGGCTTTGAAAGTCCTAAAGTCGTTGGTGCGGATACCAATTACTACAACCGTGCTTTATGGAAGATTACAACGATATAGTGCAAAACTACTATACAGTTTCATAATAATTGAAAGCTTTTACCCAAAGGTGAGAGCTTTTTATATATAAACGTACAAAGAGCCTCGACCGCGCAAGTAGGCGTAGATATAGCGTAGCCAGCACCAGAGGCAAAATAGTACAAATTTACCGAAAACTGAGGTTTATAGTATGTAAATGACAGGACTGAAACCCTTATTCTTTCGTTACAGCCTTGTCTAACAAGAAGCAAATAGGGCTTAGATAATTTATCTAATGCAATAGCTTAAAACTTTATAAGATAATACCCAACCCATCT
This region of Nostoc sp. UHCC 0302 genomic DNA includes:
- a CDS encoding lamin tail domain-containing protein gives rise to the protein MTNQQTLQVEITNIVYKNEVKRTQSDEYVEIANKDKTSIDISGWQIASGVGRNKAFTFPQGTKLAPGQSVRVYTNEVHPESGGFSCGSGVSLWKDSGDEVRLLDAQGNIVSGLAYDSKGNFTKTTTASQKTSVVDTVSTDANLNELLNKPVLIENQETKRYLFSTGEPIKGQRGDEGGWLTSSGFESPNVVGADANYYNRAVWKIVPSGDSFLIENQETKRYLFSDGEPIKGKRGDEGGWLASSGFESPKVVGTDANYYNRALWKIVPSGDSFLIENQETKRYVFSDGEPIKGKRGDEGGWLASSGFESPKVVGADTNYYNRALWKITTI
- a CDS encoding polysaccharide biosynthesis tyrosine autokinase; the encoded protein is MVQNTLNPHITTVTETEPGYGQLFVVLVRRFPWFLVAFLSCITVSGIVTSITKVTYKSSMQLLVEPNYQGKKEGSGLENQFTDSNIEIDTATQLNLMQSSGLIKKAVDKLKPDYPDITIGEIKSALVLNQIRNKEDNLATKIFQVEYTDTDSEKTQKILTAIRQVYVEYNKQQQDSRLQRGLRIIREQLSKASDEVNAAEANLQRFRKNQNLIDPETQAKAIETALNNIALERQTARSQYEEALARQKSLEEQLNRSPQNALVSSRLSQSTRYQGLLNEIQKTELALAQQRLRFTDENPGVQNLKEQLKSQKTLLQQEVGRTLGGLPGAALASGQSLLEQGQLGQIDLSLAGQLVETQTTIVALSARDQTLAQKENELRVELKRFPPLLAYYNRMLPQLQFSRERLEQLLRAEQQLRQELSKGGFNWEVVEDPQKGARLGPNLQQNLLLGAVVGLMLGGIAAFIREASDDAVHTTAELEKQIALPLLGTTPKLPPARTRESMIKLPFGKPEVLASRTIQVLQSPQRWESLALIYKNIELLNSVASLKSLMITSALHDEGKSALALGLAMSAVRLHKRVLLIDANLREPSLHKQINIPNEQGLSSLLASDVTLPNQISVQYLGSAYIDILTAGPTPADSANLLSSPRMMQLMATFEENYDLVLVDASPVLGLVDAMLTASSCRSVVLVASIGSVTRSQLTQATAMLSRLNLIGVVADEVSNTANAYVPYTKQQRLALRP